A window from Primulina eburnea isolate SZY01 chromosome 2, ASM2296580v1, whole genome shotgun sequence encodes these proteins:
- the LOC140824115 gene encoding V-type proton ATPase subunit c''2-like: protein MSGLRKITLLGIWFELWIITKSFEHNYSFSVIFCEAVAIYGVIVAIILQTKLESVSSSKIYEPESLRAGYAIFASGIIVGFANLVCGLCVGIIGSSCALSDAQNSSLFVKILVIEIFGSALGLFGVIVGIIMSAQATWPSKA, encoded by the exons ATGTCAGGACTCAGG AAGATAACACTTCTTGGTATTTGGTTTGAATTGTGGATTATTACAAAGTCATTTGAACATAATTATTCTTTCAGTGTGATTTTCTGTGAAGCTGTTGCCATATATGGAGTCATTGTGGCTATAATTCTTCAGACAAAACTGGAGAGTGTATCGTCTTCTAAGATTTATGAGCCAGAGTCCCTTAGAGCTGGCTATGCTATATTCGCATCTGGAATAATTGTGGGTTTTGCAAACCTTGTATGCGG GTTATGTGTCGGAATCATCGGAAGCAGCTGTGCATTATCTGACGCCCAAAACTCATCTCTTTTCGTCAAAATCCTTGTTATTGAGATTTTTGGCAGTGCACTTGGATTGTTCGGCGTTATTGTTGGCATTATCATGTCGGCTCAAGCAACATGGCCATCTAAGGCATGA